A part of Olleya sp. Bg11-27 genomic DNA contains:
- a CDS encoding histone deacetylase: MLKIAYHPIYCHPLPEGHRFPMLKYELLPAQLKHEGTCTEDNFFEPNKMLNEAPILAVHDPEYFYDLLNITLDPRAARKIGFPLSEVLIEREIVIADGTIKASEFALKHGIAMNIAGGTHHAYTNHGEAFCMLNDQAIGARFLQKKGLAKRILIVDLDVHQGNGTAQIFKDDPSVFTFSMHGKHNYPFKKEQSDLDIALENNVGDTEYLSVLQDTLPKLIKDFIPDFIYYLCGVDVIATDKLGKLGLTVTGCKARDQFVLETCKANNIPVMCSMGGGYSPDIKTIVEAHANTFRLAQKIYF, encoded by the coding sequence ATGCTAAAAATAGCTTATCATCCTATTTACTGTCATCCATTACCTGAGGGACATCGTTTTCCTATGCTAAAATACGAGTTGCTTCCTGCACAATTAAAACACGAAGGCACTTGTACTGAGGATAATTTTTTCGAGCCTAATAAAATGCTAAACGAAGCACCAATACTGGCAGTCCATGATCCGGAGTATTTTTACGACTTGCTTAATATTACATTGGATCCACGTGCTGCGCGTAAAATTGGGTTTCCGCTGAGTGAGGTTTTAATTGAACGTGAAATAGTTATTGCAGACGGCACCATAAAAGCTAGTGAATTTGCTCTAAAACATGGTATTGCTATGAATATTGCTGGCGGAACACATCATGCATATACTAATCACGGAGAAGCCTTTTGCATGTTAAATGATCAAGCCATTGGCGCTCGATTTCTTCAGAAAAAAGGATTGGCTAAACGTATTTTAATCGTAGATCTAGACGTACATCAAGGCAACGGGACTGCCCAAATATTTAAGGATGATCCTTCCGTGTTTACTTTTTCTATGCACGGAAAACATAATTACCCGTTTAAAAAAGAACAAAGTGATTTGGATATTGCTTTAGAAAACAATGTCGGAGACACAGAATATCTTTCTGTTTTACAGGACACATTACCCAAACTAATTAAAGACTTTATACCCGACTTTATCTATTATTTATGTGGTGTAGACGTTATTGCCACAGATAAACTGGGTAAATTAGGACTAACCGTGACAGGCTGTAAAGCACGTGATCAATTTGTTTTAGAAACCTGTAAAGCTAATAACATACCAGTCATGTGTAGTATGGGCGGCGGTTATAGTCCAGACATTAAAACCATTGTCGAAGCGCATGCCAATACGTTTAGATTAGCTCAAAAAATCTATTTCTAA
- a CDS encoding Tex family protein gives MLNYIISKTNLPEKSVKNTIDLLNQDATIPFISRYRKEATGNLDEVQIGDIVKYKDEFEALEKRKTAILKALEEQAVLTDDLKTKVNTCKDLTSLEDLYLPFKKSRKTKAETARKNGLEPLAKIIMSQNANDIESIAITYVKGDIKTVEDALEGARHIIAEWINERTDIRNNLRNQLERHAMISTKVVKTKKEDENAQKFRDYFEWEEALSRIPSHRLLAILRAEKEGFIRVKIEIDKIKALENIDRRIIKSENACADQIELAISDAYKRLLFPSLSNEALQKAKEKADESAISVFAKNLKQLLLGSPLGEKRVLAIDPGFRSGCKIVCLDAQGALLHNENIYPHPPKSDSIGAMNKLSTLTETYNIEAIAIGNGTASRETEALVKKIQFKNDIQVFVVSEAGASIYSASKIARDEFPNYDVTVRGSVSIGRRLQDPLAELVKIDAKSIGVGQYQHDVDQSKLQKQLDVVVENCVNSVGVNINTASTSLLSYVSGIGPKLAENIFNYRNENGVFTSRNTIKKVPRLGGKAFEQGAAFLRIREAKNPLDDSAVHPESYKIVEKMAKDLKVTLNTLIGNQELLKKIELKNYCTDTVGLLTLEDIIKELEKPGLDIREEAKVFTFNQNIKTINDLVAGQLLPGIVNNITNFGCFVDVGIKESGLIHVSNLSDSFVKDVNEHVHLHQQVIVKVLEVDVPRKRIQLKLHK, from the coding sequence ATGTTAAACTACATAATTTCCAAAACCAATCTACCCGAAAAATCGGTTAAAAACACGATTGATTTACTAAATCAAGATGCAACTATTCCTTTTATTTCCAGATACAGAAAAGAAGCTACGGGGAATTTAGATGAAGTACAAATTGGAGATATTGTTAAATATAAAGATGAATTTGAAGCTTTAGAAAAACGTAAGACTGCTATTTTAAAAGCTTTAGAAGAGCAAGCTGTTTTAACGGATGATTTAAAAACTAAAGTTAATACATGTAAAGATTTAACAAGTCTTGAAGATTTATATTTACCCTTTAAAAAAAGCAGAAAAACGAAAGCGGAAACGGCTCGTAAAAACGGATTAGAACCATTGGCTAAAATTATCATGAGCCAAAATGCAAATGATATCGAATCTATAGCCATTACATATGTAAAAGGCGATATTAAAACAGTCGAAGATGCTTTAGAAGGCGCTAGGCATATTATTGCAGAATGGATTAATGAACGAACCGACATCCGTAATAATTTACGAAATCAACTGGAGCGTCATGCTATGATTTCCACGAAAGTGGTAAAAACAAAAAAAGAAGATGAGAATGCTCAAAAATTCAGAGATTATTTTGAATGGGAAGAAGCATTAAGTCGCATTCCCTCTCACCGATTATTAGCCATTTTAAGAGCAGAAAAAGAAGGGTTTATTCGCGTTAAAATTGAAATAGATAAGATAAAAGCATTAGAAAACATTGATAGACGCATTATCAAAAGCGAAAATGCCTGCGCAGACCAAATAGAACTAGCCATTAGCGACGCTTACAAACGTTTATTATTCCCGTCTTTAAGTAACGAAGCTTTACAAAAAGCGAAAGAGAAGGCTGATGAATCTGCTATTTCGGTATTTGCAAAAAATTTAAAACAATTACTATTAGGTTCGCCTTTAGGTGAAAAACGTGTATTAGCAATTGACCCTGGCTTTAGATCAGGCTGTAAAATAGTCTGCTTAGATGCGCAAGGGGCTTTATTACATAACGAAAACATATACCCGCATCCTCCAAAAAGTGATAGTATTGGTGCTATGAACAAGCTATCGACTTTAACGGAAACGTACAATATCGAAGCTATTGCTATTGGTAATGGAACAGCATCCAGAGAAACGGAAGCGTTGGTTAAAAAAATTCAATTTAAAAATGATATACAAGTCTTTGTGGTTAGCGAAGCGGGCGCTAGTATTTATTCCGCATCCAAAATTGCGAGAGACGAATTTCCTAATTACGATGTTACTGTTAGAGGCTCAGTCTCTATTGGGCGACGTCTGCAAGACCCTTTAGCAGAATTAGTAAAAATTGACGCTAAGTCAATTGGTGTTGGGCAATACCAGCATGATGTGGATCAAAGCAAACTACAGAAACAATTAGATGTTGTGGTAGAAAACTGTGTCAATAGTGTTGGTGTAAACATCAATACCGCAAGCACCTCTTTACTTAGTTATGTCTCTGGAATTGGTCCAAAACTAGCAGAAAACATCTTTAACTATAGAAACGAAAACGGTGTTTTTACTAGCAGAAATACGATAAAAAAAGTACCCCGTTTAGGCGGAAAAGCATTTGAACAAGGCGCTGCATTTTTAAGAATTAGAGAGGCAAAAAACCCATTAGACGATTCTGCGGTACACCCTGAGAGCTATAAAATAGTCGAGAAAATGGCTAAAGATTTAAAAGTCACTTTAAATACTTTAATTGGCAATCAAGAGTTGCTTAAAAAAATAGAATTAAAAAATTACTGTACTGACACTGTTGGTTTATTAACCTTAGAAGATATTATTAAAGAACTAGAAAAACCAGGCCTAGACATTAGAGAAGAGGCTAAAGTATTTACTTTTAATCAAAATATTAAAACAATAAACGATTTAGTTGCTGGTCAACTATTACCAGGAATAGTCAATAACATTACTAATTTTGGGTGTTTTGTAGATGTCGGAATTAAAGAAAGTGGCTTAATACACGTCTCTAACTTATCTGATAGTTTTGTAAAAGATGTTAACGAGCATGTGCATCTACATCAACAGGTTATCGTTAAGGTTTTAGAAGTTGATGTGCCACGTAAGCGTATACAGTTAAAACTACATAAATAA
- a CDS encoding zinc metallopeptidase: MFSGQMGYFILIGAIGLISSLVSGKLKSKFAFYSKVHLRNGMTGAEIARKMLADNGIRDVEVISVKGQLTDHYNPTNKTVNLSEVVYGHANAAAAAVAAHEVGHAVQHATAYSYLTMRSKLVPVVQVTSKMSQWVIMGGLVLMASQAMGAAGQYVAIAGLVMMGFATLFSFVTLPVEYDASNRALAWLKAKNMVTSEEYKGSEDALKWAARTYLVAAIGALASLLYWAMQILGRRD, encoded by the coding sequence ATGTTTTCAGGACAAATGGGGTATTTTATCCTAATCGGAGCTATAGGTTTAATTAGTTCTTTAGTAAGCGGAAAACTTAAAAGTAAGTTTGCGTTTTACTCTAAAGTACATTTGCGCAACGGAATGACCGGAGCGGAAATTGCAAGAAAAATGTTAGCAGATAATGGTATTAGAGATGTGGAAGTTATTTCTGTAAAAGGACAATTAACAGATCACTACAACCCGACAAATAAAACAGTTAATTTAAGTGAGGTCGTTTATGGACATGCCAATGCAGCTGCCGCAGCAGTAGCAGCTCATGAGGTTGGTCATGCGGTACAACATGCCACAGCTTATAGTTATTTAACCATGCGTTCTAAATTAGTGCCAGTGGTACAAGTCACTTCAAAAATGTCACAATGGGTTATTATGGGCGGATTGGTCTTAATGGCAAGTCAAGCTATGGGAGCAGCAGGACAATATGTAGCCATTGCAGGTCTAGTAATGATGGGGTTTGCCACCTTATTTAGTTTTGTAACATTACCGGTAGAGTATGATGCAAGTAACCGTGCATTAGCTTGGTTAAAAGCAAAAAACATGGTGACGTCAGAAGAATATAAAGGTTCTGAAGATGCCCTTAAATGGGCAGCCAGAACCTATTTGGTAGCAGCTATTGGTGCATTAGCCTCATTGTTATATTGGGCCATGCAAATTTTAGGAAGACGCGATTAA
- a CDS encoding LD-carboxypeptidase, translated as MSKKRILLIMCCTIFFFGNNTVLAQDKTETKLIQPAYLKAGDTVAIVAPSGVLRNRTEEVNRAKKLLESWKLHVVIGKHVYSQADHFAGTDQERCEDFQIALDDPKIKAIWSARGGYGTVRILDKLDYTKFLQHPKWVIGYSDITALHNQIHNLGVQTLHAIMGVSLPENLSDIEASITTFKNTLLGNPLSYTLKGSPFNREGEAKGALIGGNLTILHAMLGSKESLDTSGKILFIEEIGEYKYHIDRMLQSLKRAGYFDNCKGVVVGGMSRMRKNTTLWGTSIEELILDALSEYDFPIVFNMPAGHEKDNRALLLGREVSIKVGKSKSTLVFDE; from the coding sequence ATGTCAAAAAAGAGAATATTACTGATTATGTGTTGCACTATTTTTTTCTTCGGAAATAATACCGTGTTAGCACAAGATAAAACCGAAACTAAATTGATACAGCCAGCCTATTTAAAAGCAGGAGATACTGTTGCTATTGTAGCGCCTTCTGGTGTTTTACGAAATAGAACAGAAGAAGTTAATCGTGCTAAAAAACTATTAGAAAGCTGGAAGCTTCATGTGGTTATTGGTAAACATGTTTACAGTCAAGCCGATCATTTTGCAGGTACAGATCAAGAGCGTTGCGAAGATTTTCAGATAGCATTAGACGACCCTAAAATTAAAGCCATTTGGTCTGCACGTGGGGGTTATGGGACAGTTAGGATTTTGGATAAATTAGATTACACCAAATTTTTACAGCATCCTAAATGGGTTATTGGTTATAGTGATATTACAGCATTACACAATCAAATACATAATTTAGGTGTGCAAACGTTGCATGCAATAATGGGGGTGAGTTTACCTGAAAATTTATCAGATATTGAGGCAAGTATTACAACCTTTAAAAACACACTTCTTGGTAACCCCTTAAGTTACACTTTAAAAGGATCTCCTTTTAATAGAGAAGGAGAGGCTAAAGGGGCTTTGATTGGCGGTAATTTAACCATATTACATGCCATGTTGGGCTCAAAAGAAAGCTTGGATACGTCAGGAAAAATATTGTTTATTGAAGAAATAGGGGAATATAAATACCATATAGACCGTATGCTACAAAGTTTAAAGCGAGCGGGTTACTTCGATAACTGCAAAGGTGTCGTTGTCGGGGGGATGAGTAGGATGCGAAAAAACACCACACTTTGGGGGACTTCAATAGAAGAACTAATTTTAGATGCGTTATCAGAATATGATTTTCCGATAGTCTTTAATATGCCTGCTGGACATGAAAAAGATAACCGAGCGTTACTCTTAGGTCGGGAAGTATCCATAAAAGTAGGAAAGTCAAAATCAACTTTAGTCTTTGACGAATAA
- a CDS encoding lipocalin family protein, which yields MKQVITILFLSLLFSCGTSKTVKESRKTIKGEWVINTISYSEAGTYKVSLFNDVSKTCFEQSTWKFIPNNNSGVYTINDSNCNTGERNFNFTIQEIDSTTGLYNFLLKPTDAKGNSENNQGFRLTLAQLSETNMRWEQTLTVDGKPFTINMNFTKL from the coding sequence ATGAAACAAGTTATAACCATTTTGTTTTTAAGTCTACTATTTAGTTGTGGTACTTCAAAAACAGTAAAAGAATCTAGAAAAACAATTAAAGGAGAATGGGTAATAAACACTATAAGTTACAGCGAAGCTGGGACCTATAAAGTATCCCTTTTTAACGATGTCTCTAAAACGTGCTTTGAGCAAAGTACATGGAAATTTATACCTAATAATAATTCAGGAGTTTACACTATAAATGATTCCAATTGTAATACAGGTGAAAGAAATTTCAACTTTACCATTCAGGAAATAGACTCAACTACTGGATTGTATAATTTTCTTCTAAAGCCGACAGATGCAAAAGGTAACAGTGAGAACAATCAAGGTTTTAGATTGACATTAGCTCAACTTTCTGAAACTAACATGAGATGGGAACAAACACTTACTGTGGATGGAAAACCTTTTACAATTAACATGAACTTTACAAAATTATAA
- a CDS encoding OmpA family protein encodes MKTIFNKISISALTVLLAISFTNCSSVKNANNKQKGGVIGATGGALLGAIIGNNIGKGGNGELGAVIGGVVGGGAGVLIGNKMDKQAQQIEEEIPGAVVERVDEGIVITFDENSGVYFDTAKYGVNAKSQESLNKLVGIFKEYPDTNILVVGHTDSVGSEENNLILSKNRANAVTNYLTNQGLISSRFTTNWFGETQPMYDNTTAEGRAKNRRVNVAILPNDKMINDAKVQSGEN; translated from the coding sequence ATGAAAACTATATTTAATAAAATATCAATTAGCGCTTTAACTGTTCTTTTAGCGATTAGCTTTACAAATTGCAGCAGTGTAAAAAATGCTAATAACAAACAAAAAGGTGGTGTTATCGGCGCTACAGGCGGTGCTCTTTTAGGCGCCATTATTGGAAACAACATTGGAAAAGGTGGTAACGGAGAACTTGGAGCTGTCATTGGAGGGGTTGTTGGTGGAGGTGCAGGAGTTTTAATTGGAAACAAAATGGACAAGCAAGCACAACAAATTGAAGAAGAAATCCCTGGAGCTGTTGTAGAGCGTGTTGACGAAGGTATTGTAATTACTTTTGACGAAAATAGTGGTGTTTATTTTGATACTGCTAAATACGGTGTTAATGCAAAGTCACAAGAATCGTTAAATAAACTTGTTGGTATTTTCAAAGAATACCCAGATACTAACATATTAGTTGTTGGTCATACAGACAGTGTCGGTAGCGAAGAAAACAACCTGATTTTATCTAAAAACAGAGCTAATGCTGTCACTAACTACTTGACAAACCAAGGATTGATAAGTAGTCGTTTTACTACCAACTGGTTTGGAGAAACGCAGCCAATGTATGACAACACAACTGCTGAAGGTAGAGCAAAAAACAGACGTGTAAATGTGGCTATTTTACCAAATGATAAAATGATTAACGATGCTAAAGTACAGTCTGGCGAAAACTAG
- a CDS encoding YraN family protein, which translates to MASHNELGKKGEQLAVDFLVENNYVIIERNYRFDKAEVDIIAQKEDVLAIIEVKTRSTTGFGNPQDFVKPKQIQRLVKAVDAYVTSNGLDVEVRFDIIAIVKQKNQFNIEHLENAFYHF; encoded by the coding sequence ATGGCTAGTCATAATGAACTTGGTAAGAAAGGAGAACAACTAGCAGTCGATTTTTTAGTTGAAAACAACTACGTCATTATAGAGCGTAATTACCGTTTTGATAAAGCCGAAGTCGATATTATCGCACAAAAAGAAGATGTTTTGGCTATAATAGAAGTTAAAACAAGATCGACGACAGGTTTTGGTAATCCTCAAGATTTTGTAAAACCAAAACAGATCCAACGTTTAGTAAAAGCTGTAGATGCGTATGTGACTTCAAATGGATTAGATGTCGAGGTTCGTTTTGATATTATTGCGATTGTAAAACAAAAGAATCAATTTAATATCGAGCATTTAGAAAATGCGTTCTATCATTTTTAG
- a CDS encoding Bax inhibitor-1 family protein produces MENNHDNYQGASTHLSLVSDADRTAFYKKTYGHVAGGVLAFVLFEYLLLQSTTLVKFMLSMTEGYKWLLLLGGFMLVTTYAESTAMKTADKNKQYLAYGIYILAQAVIFVPMIYIAAYYMESGGEILQQAGLVTLALFTGLTAVVMLTNKDFSFLKAGLTIGFFIALGLIIAGTIFGFDLGLWFSGAMCLLAAGSILYQTSQIKDKYTTEDYIPAALGLFASLMLLFWYVLRIFMSRD; encoded by the coding sequence ATGGAAAATAATCATGACAATTATCAAGGGGCAAGTACACATTTAAGTCTTGTTTCTGATGCAGACAGAACTGCATTTTACAAAAAAACGTATGGCCATGTGGCTGGAGGGGTTTTAGCATTTGTTTTATTTGAATATTTACTATTACAAAGTACTACACTTGTAAAGTTTATGTTGTCTATGACGGAAGGCTACAAATGGTTATTGCTACTAGGTGGTTTTATGTTAGTAACAACCTATGCGGAGAGTACAGCAATGAAAACGGCGGATAAAAACAAGCAATATTTAGCTTATGGTATTTACATTTTGGCACAAGCCGTAATTTTTGTGCCTATGATTTATATCGCTGCTTATTATATGGAGTCTGGAGGAGAGATACTGCAACAAGCAGGATTAGTAACGCTTGCTTTATTTACAGGTTTAACAGCAGTAGTTATGTTGACTAATAAAGATTTTTCGTTTTTAAAAGCAGGATTAACTATCGGGTTCTTTATCGCCTTAGGATTGATTATTGCAGGGACAATCTTTGGTTTTGACCTAGGATTATGGTTTTCTGGAGCTATGTGTTTATTAGCTGCAGGATCAATACTATATCAAACCTCACAAATAAAAGACAAGTATACCACTGAAGATTACATCCCAGCAGCATTAGGTTTATTTGCTTCGTTAATGTTATTATTCTGGTATGTACTTAGAATCTTTATGTCAAGAGACTAA
- a CDS encoding AraC family transcriptional regulator: MLKTFTEFSTNGTLKISDQSLLKQFTTSKQIGLYTFILTGSSTITAEVDGVPLVLKPHQILSLTPIQNFKYIDGDDSVVYQFNQEFYCIKDHDKEVGCAGVLFFGNDTIPVVSLNENEQHKFNVLHDMFLDEIETEDTIQAEMLRMLLARFIIKTTRLLKNETPSAPLNKATDETLRQYNLLVETHFKEAHQVSFYAEKLFKSPKTLSNSFAKSGQSPLKIIHERLVLETKRQLMYTDKTAKQIAFDIGFEDASHLSRLFKKQTSITLSDFKKSL, from the coding sequence ATGCTAAAAACATTTACAGAGTTTTCCACAAATGGGACATTAAAAATCTCTGACCAAAGTCTTTTAAAACAGTTTACAACCTCAAAGCAAATTGGGCTGTACACCTTTATTCTTACTGGTAGTAGTACCATTACTGCGGAAGTGGATGGCGTCCCTTTGGTTTTAAAACCGCATCAAATATTATCCTTAACGCCTATTCAAAATTTTAAATACATTGATGGGGACGATAGCGTAGTCTATCAATTTAACCAAGAGTTTTATTGCATAAAAGACCATGATAAAGAGGTGGGTTGTGCCGGTGTTTTATTTTTTGGGAATGATACTATTCCGGTGGTTTCTTTAAACGAAAATGAGCAGCACAAATTTAATGTGCTCCATGATATGTTTTTAGATGAAATAGAAACAGAAGATACTATTCAGGCCGAAATGCTTAGAATGTTATTAGCGCGATTTATAATTAAGACCACACGTTTACTTAAAAACGAAACACCATCTGCACCACTTAATAAAGCTACTGACGAAACATTAAGACAGTATAACTTATTAGTAGAAACCCATTTTAAAGAAGCCCATCAAGTTAGTTTTTACGCAGAAAAATTATTTAAGTCTCCAAAAACACTATCCAATAGCTTTGCCAAATCGGGACAAAGTCCTTTAAAGATTATTCATGAGCGTTTAGTATTAGAAACCAAACGTCAATTAATGTATACTGACAAAACTGCTAAACAAATTGCTTTCGATATTGGTTTTGAGGATGCTTCACACTTAAGCAGATTGTTTAAAAAACAAACTAGCATTACACTTTCTGACTTTAAAAAGAGTTTATAA
- a CDS encoding plastocyanin/azurin family copper-binding protein — protein MKKLIATLVMTLTLLVSVNAQDKMMKHDAVKTVALEQTTGEFTQKGLTISEGTYIFEIANNAVGTDVGFVLIKKGADASNPENHIKTAYVTSVVKGGETQTSSATTLAKGEYTYFCPLNKTPQYTLTVQ, from the coding sequence ATGAAAAAATTAATCGCAACTTTAGTAATGACATTAACACTTTTAGTATCTGTTAATGCACAAGACAAAATGATGAAACATGATGCTGTAAAAACAGTCGCATTAGAACAAACTACAGGTGAGTTTACTCAAAAAGGATTAACGATAAGTGAAGGGACTTATATTTTTGAAATAGCTAACAACGCTGTTGGAACAGATGTTGGCTTTGTACTAATTAAAAAAGGTGCTGATGCTTCTAACCCAGAAAACCACATTAAAACTGCTTACGTAACTAGTGTTGTTAAGGGTGGAGAAACGCAAACGTCTAGCGCAACAACATTAGCAAAAGGAGAATACACATACTTTTGTCCATTAAATAAAACACCACAGTACACATTAACTGTACAGTAA
- a CDS encoding SpaA isopeptide-forming pilin-related protein, whose product MKNRYINKKNTDLDSWFFATIKYLALIIILFLVFSCSEEDCDYINLNDLDCADLELNIGDRCDSNANGINDGIVNEFCECMPVNSIPEGCDLQSDLNLSTGIDANGDVITPAFGAVDPFWKIINQPPIFQFSPDNPCTSPAIGTFSGDTYVMNYNNFNNTQWVNQPGASTIAPFDLGANGNFGCNNASNADGDRVPYVFERSFCVLEDTSVDFSFTYKGDDQVSFVLIDNATNTVLNTSATYVWSIDPILTWSATGLSLSSGSYSVRARLVNTGSVTLGFSFLGNMVTSNGEQAISNNVEGCCENNVISVLNILEEDCDRMFNNTTDVLGAGWMFNLKDASNTIIRTETTDVNGNIFFSGIPDGTYTVEIVNQTGWTQTVTTESVTVVSNSVEIVEFYSCNN is encoded by the coding sequence ATGAAAAATAGATATATAAATAAAAAAAATACTGATTTAGACTCTTGGTTTTTTGCAACAATAAAATATTTAGCACTAATTATTATTTTGTTTTTGGTGTTTTCGTGTAGTGAAGAAGATTGTGACTACATAAATCTTAATGATTTAGATTGTGCCGATCTTGAGTTAAATATTGGTGACCGTTGTGATTCAAATGCAAATGGTATCAATGACGGAATTGTAAATGAATTTTGCGAATGTATGCCAGTAAATTCAATTCCTGAAGGATGTGATCTTCAATCAGATTTAAATTTATCGACAGGTATAGATGCTAACGGAGATGTAATTACGCCAGCTTTTGGAGCTGTAGATCCGTTTTGGAAAATTATAAATCAACCTCCTATTTTTCAATTTTCGCCAGATAATCCGTGTACAAGTCCTGCGATAGGAACATTTTCAGGTGATACTTATGTCATGAATTATAATAACTTTAATAATACACAATGGGTTAATCAGCCAGGGGCATCAACTATTGCTCCTTTTGACTTAGGGGCAAATGGGAATTTTGGTTGTAATAATGCTTCTAATGCTGATGGAGATAGAGTGCCATACGTTTTTGAACGTTCATTTTGTGTGTTGGAAGATACAAGTGTAGATTTTAGTTTTACCTATAAAGGAGATGATCAAGTCTCTTTTGTGTTAATAGATAACGCAACAAATACGGTTTTAAATACAAGTGCTACCTATGTGTGGTCTATAGATCCCATTTTAACATGGTCAGCAACTGGATTGTCTTTAAGTTCTGGGAGTTATAGTGTTAGAGCACGATTAGTAAATACGGGCTCTGTAACTTTAGGGTTTTCATTTTTAGGAAATATGGTTACAAGTAATGGTGAGCAGGCAATCTCTAATAATGTAGAAGGGTGTTGTGAAAACAATGTCATTAGTGTCTTAAATATTTTAGAAGAAGATTGTGATAGAATGTTTAATAATACGACAGATGTATTAGGAGCGGGTTGGATGTTTAATTTAAAAGATGCTTCGAATACAATTATTAGAACGGAAACAACAGATGTAAATGGTAATATTTTCTTTTCAGGTATACCTGATGGAACGTATACAGTTGAAATTGTAAACCAAACAGGATGGACACAAACTGTGACAACGGAGTCTGTTACAGTAGTAAGTAATTCAGTGGAAATTGTAGAGTTTTATAGTTGTAATAATTAA
- a CDS encoding carboxymuconolactone decarboxylase family protein: MTPIKALKRNEVNATNQAIFDQLEKAVGFVPNLYATYANSETALENYLNFANAKTSLKAKEKEVVNLAVSEVNSCIYCLSAHTAIGKMNGFTDDQILELRAGKASFDTKFNALAALAKNITETRGKTDATILNNFLDAGYNHGNLIDVIALVGDKTISNYIHNTTQVPVDFPVAQPLETVIS; the protein is encoded by the coding sequence ATGACACCCATTAAAGCACTTAAAAGAAACGAAGTAAACGCAACCAATCAAGCTATTTTTGACCAATTAGAAAAAGCTGTAGGATTTGTACCAAATTTATATGCCACGTATGCTAATAGCGAAACTGCTTTAGAAAACTACTTGAATTTTGCAAATGCAAAGACTTCTTTAAAAGCTAAAGAAAAAGAAGTAGTAAATCTTGCTGTAAGTGAAGTAAACAGCTGTATCTACTGTTTATCGGCACACACTGCTATTGGTAAAATGAATGGCTTTACAGACGACCAAATTTTAGAACTAAGAGCAGGAAAAGCCTCTTTTGACACTAAGTTTAATGCTTTAGCTGCTTTAGCTAAAAACATTACAGAAACTAGAGGAAAAACAGACGCTACAATCTTAAACAACTTTTTAGACGCTGGTTATAACCACGGAAACTTAATTGATGTTATTGCTTTAGTTGGAGATAAAACAATCTCTAATTACATCCATAATACAACACAAGTCCCTGTAGATTTCCCAGTAGCACAACCATTAGAAACAGTAATATCTTAA